CGCCGAGCTGTTCACGGCGCTGATTCCCTTGAAGATCGAATGGTACGGTCTAGCAACCACGATGCTGTGCGACGATATTCCGTTGTTAGATTTGGTCGAGCGCAGCGGCTGCCGCGGCCTGCTCATGGGCTTGGAGTCGATCTCCAAGCGCAATCTGCGCACGAGCAGCAAGGGCTTCAACGATCCGGAAAAATATCCGCAAGTCGTCGAGCGATTGCACCAGCGCAGGATTGCGCTGCAGGGCTGCTTTGTCTTCGGACTGGACGAAGACACGCCGGACGTTTTTCTCAAGACCGCGGAATTTGCCGTGAAGGCGCGCATCGATCTGCCGCGCTTCGCGGTGGTTACGCCCTTTCCCGGCACCGATCTGCATCAGCGCCTGGATCGCGAAGGGCGCATTCTGACGCGCGACTGGGAGCGCTACGACGGCCAGCATGTCGTCTTTCAGCCGCTGCAGATGAGCGTCGATCAATTGCAGCGCGGCACCGAGACGGCGTGGAAGTATGGCTATAGTTGGAGCCATATGGCCGAACGGCTGCGCTACACGGCGGCGCCCTGGCACGTGGCGCTGTTTACCAATCTCAGTTACCGCTACTACGCGCATCGGCTGCACAAATTTTACAACTGCGATTGGATGTCGTCGCCGTTGTGGCAAGAGTCCGGCGCTAGGGCGCGCGCGCTTGCACCGGCTTCTAAGTAGTTTCGTCATGCTTGTAGACAAAACGTGCTTCAGGGAATGCCGGATTGTTTCCCCCTTTGACAAAGGGGGACTAAGGGGGATTTGTCCCTGTGGGCGGAAGAAAATGCCCGCTTGCCCCGCCTTTTCAAAGCGGGGAATCAACGAGTGCTGACGCAACCGCGGCTTGTTGTTTATGCAACCTTCGGGTAAATCCCAACCGTTTCGCCTCACCATCATCCACCCCTGCGTTGGCCGCTTCGTCGGCATGAAGCGCTACATCCGGACTTGGCAGATGGAGCCGATCCCCGCCGCGATGATCGCAGCGTTGAGTCCAGCGGCTGTGGAAAAACGATTCTACGACGATCGCTTCGAGCCGATTCCCGTCGATGAGCCCACCGACCTGGTGGCGATGAGCGTGGAGACCTATACGGCCAAGCGCTGCTACCAGATCGCCAGCGAATATCGCAAGCGCGGGGTGCCGGTGGTGATGGGCGGGTTTCATGCATCGCTCTGTCCCGATGAAGTCGCAGAGTATTGCGAGACGCTGGTCGTCGGCGAGGCCGAAGAGCTGTTTCCCGAGGTGATCGATGACTATCGCCACGGGCGGCCGCGGAAGATTTACCAAAGCCAGCAGCGGCCGCGCTTGGTCGTAACGCCAGACCGCTCGATCTTTTGCGACAAGAAATATTTGCGCATCAAGCTCGTCGAATTTGCCCGCGGCTGCCGCTTTCGCTGCGATTTCTGCGCGATCCAATCCTTCTTCGACGGCACACACAATCACCGGCCGGTGGACCGGGTGATCGATGAGATTCAACAGGTGCGCCGGCCCGGACAGATGTTTTTCTTCATCGATGACAACATCACGTCGAGCCTCGACGATGCCAAAGAATTAATGCGTGCTTTGATCCCGCTCAAGATTCGTTGGGTCAGCCAGTCGGCGATCAACGTAGCCTGGGATGAAGAGGCGCTCGATCTCATGC
This portion of the Deltaproteobacteria bacterium genome encodes:
- a CDS encoding B12-binding domain-containing radical SAM protein; amino-acid sequence: MPRSNFHITLISPKGPLYRHRGGIFKQSLRYMPLTLPTLTALVPKELQATVTCIDEGIGDVDLNLHSDLIGITVITGTAPRAYELADHFRSRNIPVVLGGPHVTLIPDDAQPHADSAVVGYAEEEWPRLLRDFAAGQMKPRYTQSPDLELTGYPLPDRSVLPRWKYSTSNVFEASRACIHNCSFCVVPAAWGRKPFKKPVAAIVEDIKRQRARRAIFIDLNLISDKEYAAELFTALIPLKIEWYGLATTMLCDDIPLLDLVERSGCRGLLMGLESISKRNLRTSSKGFNDPEKYPQVVERLHQRRIALQGCFVFGLDEDTPDVFLKTAEFAVKARIDLPRFAVVTPFPGTDLHQRLDREGRILTRDWERYDGQHVVFQPLQMSVDQLQRGTETAWKYGYSWSHMAERLRYTAAPWHVALFTNLSYRYYAHRLHKFYNCDWMSSPLWQESGARARALAPASK
- a CDS encoding B12-binding domain-containing radical SAM protein, with amino-acid sequence MEPIPAAMIAALSPAAVEKRFYDDRFEPIPVDEPTDLVAMSVETYTAKRCYQIASEYRKRGVPVVMGGFHASLCPDEVAEYCETLVVGEAEELFPEVIDDYRHGRPRKIYQSQQRPRLVVTPDRSIFCDKKYLRIKLVEFARGCRFRCDFCAIQSFFDGTHNHRPVDRVIDEIQQVRRPGQMFFFIDDNITSSLDDAKELMRALIPLKIRWVSQSAINVAWDEEALDLMQRSGCQGILIGFESLHMDTLRQMKKGFNMLHGGPAAALANLRRHNLRVYGTFIFGYDHDTAETFTQAVEFAKEQGLFIAAFNHITPFPGTPLYQRMQKEGRLLFDPWWLDERYAYNMIPFQPKNMSPEELADHCVEARRSFYSWPSIFKRSSQPLHLHSPYMLANFFIINAMHQWDVESRNGLPLGDRNWHGQLIKADTNRYSAKLGAYA